A genomic stretch from Leptospira ellinghausenii includes:
- a CDS encoding class I SAM-dependent methyltransferase, which translates to MKGFLKQKQTGLGKNGKEFGSEYWSEIYGNGLDVDGSYNAKQHADYLKALFQLMEIPVYKIADFGFGKGILLREMVKVFSPVKVYAVDASKEAYEDLKKKDWVKRSDKFHIYHESLETLILPKLEKEPVELGICNSVIQYLSDNQIPSVLEKMAKYCNYLYFTVPTNVDYAVMKEEMSFVDPYAFSRTKQKYRKWIARDFEIVGYNLLQSKWLGEKGFKEDFFRI; encoded by the coding sequence ATGAAAGGATTTTTAAAACAAAAACAAACAGGCCTTGGTAAAAATGGAAAAGAATTTGGAAGTGAATACTGGTCCGAAATTTACGGGAATGGTCTAGATGTAGACGGTTCTTATAATGCCAAACAACATGCAGACTATCTAAAAGCTCTTTTCCAACTTATGGAAATTCCAGTTTATAAAATAGCCGACTTTGGTTTTGGAAAGGGGATTTTACTTCGTGAGATGGTAAAGGTTTTTTCGCCAGTGAAGGTGTATGCAGTGGATGCGTCTAAAGAGGCTTATGAAGATTTGAAGAAAAAAGATTGGGTCAAACGATCAGATAAGTTTCATATTTACCATGAATCATTGGAAACATTAATTTTGCCAAAATTGGAAAAGGAACCAGTGGAACTTGGGATTTGTAATTCCGTGATCCAATACTTATCTGATAACCAAATTCCATCTGTTTTAGAAAAAATGGCAAAGTATTGTAATTATTTATATTTTACAGTTCCAACAAATGTAGATTATGCGGTGATGAAAGAAGAAATGTCCTTTGTGGATCCATATGCATTTTCCAGGACAAAACAAAAATATAGAAAGTGGATCGCAAGGGACTTCGAAATTGTTGGTTACAATCTATTACAAAGTAAATGGTTAGGTGAAAAAGGATTTAAAGAAGATTTTTTTCGGATCTAA
- the pnuC gene encoding nicotinamide riboside transporter PnuC, with amino-acid sequence MTEIILFEQYLSLDYSIFTILGYPLSLLEFLGTTSGLVCVYLACRNHILTWPIGIFNSICFFFLFFQIQLYSDMLLQVYFFGSSIYGWIIWRKRTGQFTKIVSLGRNKNFFVIFLLIVGTFGLGFFTKHLPIWFPSLFAKPPDYLYWDAFTTVTSIIANLLLAQRKLESWFLWVFVDIVCIVLYSLKNIPFVTVEYVIFLLIAFYGSWHWYKEYRENQKSTSISI; translated from the coding sequence ATGACAGAAATTATTCTCTTCGAACAATACTTATCCTTAGACTATTCGATTTTTACAATCCTTGGGTATCCCTTATCGTTATTAGAATTTTTAGGTACTACATCTGGACTTGTCTGTGTGTACTTAGCTTGTAGGAATCATATCCTGACTTGGCCCATAGGAATTTTTAATTCGATTTGTTTTTTCTTTTTATTTTTCCAAATCCAATTGTATTCGGATATGTTGTTACAAGTTTATTTTTTTGGATCTAGTATTTATGGTTGGATCATTTGGAGAAAACGAACCGGTCAATTTACGAAGATTGTATCATTAGGGAGAAACAAAAACTTTTTTGTGATTTTCCTTTTGATCGTCGGAACCTTTGGCCTTGGGTTTTTTACAAAACACTTGCCCATTTGGTTCCCAAGTTTGTTTGCCAAACCACCTGATTATTTGTATTGGGATGCATTTACAACTGTAACAAGTATCATTGCCAATTTACTGCTTGCCCAAAGAAAATTGGAATCTTGGTTTTTATGGGTGTTTGTGGATATCGTTTGTATTGTTTTGTATTCTCTGAAGAATATTCCTTTTGTGACAGTTGAATATGTGATTTTCCTTCTCATTGCTTTTTATGGTTCGTGGCATTGGTACAAGGAGTATCGGGAGAATCAAAAATCGACTTCTATATCGATATGA
- a CDS encoding DoxX family protein: MSEKTNKILYWFFTLWLSLGMSSTAIVQLLKLPEEVEKINQLGYPTYFLTLLGVWKLLGVIAVLVPKFLLLKEWAYAGFFFAMSGAAISHITCGHPITEVLPSLLLLSLTAISWYLRPENRKIKV, translated from the coding sequence ATGTCAGAGAAAACAAACAAAATTCTATATTGGTTCTTTACCCTTTGGTTATCACTGGGTATGAGTTCCACAGCCATCGTCCAACTTTTGAAACTTCCTGAAGAAGTGGAAAAGATAAACCAATTGGGATACCCAACCTACTTTCTCACTCTTCTAGGTGTTTGGAAATTACTTGGGGTCATCGCCGTACTGGTTCCAAAATTTTTACTACTGAAAGAATGGGCGTATGCAGGGTTCTTCTTTGCGATGTCTGGAGCGGCAATTTCTCACATCACTTGTGGACATCCCATAACAGAAGTTTTACCATCTTTGTTACTGTTAAGTTTAACTGCGATTTCCTGGTACTTACGACCAGAAAATCGCAAAATCAAAGTCTAA